From a region of the Coprococcus comes ATCC 27758 genome:
- a CDS encoding pyridoxamine kinase, whose amino-acid sequence MIKRVAVINDLSGLGKCSLTAAIPVLSVMGVQACPLPTAVLTNQTGYDSYYCTDFTDKIDHYTEEWQKRGLTLDAISTGYLGSADQAEKILNFCEKFRTPSTLLFVDPVMGDSGVKYDIFTPRLQQQMQKLVSHADVITPNLTELCLLTHSDFAGLTKYKDEPDYLDRIARIAAPLKETQIQTIIVTGILYQAPSDDTVKYYNLVLENDQISVISSGIHGGSYSGTGDLLSAVVCASMVQGKSAAAGVEKACRFIERSLIDTVADQIPRNDGINFESHLSMLLD is encoded by the coding sequence ATGATAAAACGAGTCGCTGTTATCAATGATCTGTCCGGTCTTGGTAAATGCTCTCTGACAGCTGCGATCCCGGTTCTTTCCGTCATGGGTGTGCAGGCCTGTCCTCTGCCAACGGCAGTTTTAACCAATCAGACCGGCTACGACAGCTATTACTGTACGGACTTTACCGACAAGATCGATCATTACACAGAAGAATGGCAAAAACGTGGTCTTACCCTGGATGCGATCAGTACCGGATATCTCGGCAGCGCAGATCAGGCGGAAAAAATCCTGAATTTCTGTGAGAAGTTCAGAACCCCTTCCACTCTGCTCTTTGTCGATCCGGTCATGGGAGATTCCGGTGTCAAATATGACATTTTCACTCCCAGACTCCAACAGCAGATGCAGAAGCTTGTATCCCATGCCGATGTGATCACGCCAAATCTTACCGAGCTGTGTCTTTTAACACACTCTGATTTTGCAGGGCTTACCAAGTATAAGGACGAACCGGATTATCTGGACCGGATTGCCCGGATTGCCGCTCCGTTGAAAGAAACGCAGATCCAGACGATCATCGTCACCGGTATTCTTTATCAGGCTCCTTCTGATGATACCGTAAAATATTACAATCTGGTTCTCGAGAACGACCAGATAAGCGTCATTTCCTCTGGAATTCACGGAGGAAGCTATTCTGGCACCGGTGACCTGCTCTCCGCTGTCGTATGTGCCTCGATGGTACAGGGAAAAAGTGCAGCTGCAGGCGTGGAAAAAGCATGCCGGTTTATCGAAAGATCTCTGATTGACACCGTTGCCGACCAGATTCCGCGCAATGATGGAATCAATTTTGAATCCCATCTTTCTATGCTGCTTGACTGA
- a CDS encoding PLP-dependent aminotransferase family protein has translation MRVELQNEEHCRYLRVYHYYRNLILSGQMKSETKLPSIRKGASELQMSRTTMENAYMLLAAEGYIVSRPQSGYYVTDIAEKQEEGRKIASRHVRKQENPVVYDFATSNVDKESFRFELWRRYMKSAMRQDERLLSYGEPQGEQEFREVLSEYIQKTRSVICSPDQIVIGAGIQSLLHILCPLNHKKRTVFFRDSEFVQGMTVFEDHNYRIAGSAEEEIGMYYVSPSQMTRFGGVMPIQERLELVGRAEKEHFLIIEDDYNSEFKYFQKPVPSLQGLSGGRNVIYLGTFSKMLLPSIRISYMILPPELMETYEKRKNNYNQTASKAEQIALTQFIRDGHLASQVRKSRKIHLAKAEKLAESIHKVFGDTVNVKIGEAGFMVQIIFSNGTDVKKVAKAARKEGLTFREAEGHTLLLTCAGVESDKYEEAMQILAKCVIIDNMK, from the coding sequence ATGAGAGTGGAATTACAGAATGAGGAACACTGCCGGTATCTGAGAGTGTATCATTATTACAGGAATCTGATTCTATCCGGGCAGATGAAGTCAGAGACAAAGCTTCCATCGATCCGTAAAGGTGCAAGCGAGCTGCAGATGAGCCGGACGACGATGGAGAATGCGTATATGCTTCTGGCAGCAGAAGGTTATATTGTGTCCAGACCGCAGAGTGGATATTATGTGACGGATATTGCCGAGAAGCAGGAAGAGGGCAGAAAGATTGCAAGCCGGCATGTAAGGAAGCAGGAGAATCCGGTTGTCTATGATTTTGCAACATCAAATGTAGATAAAGAGAGTTTCCGGTTTGAATTATGGCGGAGATATATGAAGAGCGCAATGCGTCAGGATGAGAGACTGCTTTCTTATGGAGAACCGCAGGGGGAACAGGAATTCAGGGAAGTACTGTCTGAATATATTCAGAAGACCAGAAGTGTGATCTGCAGCCCGGATCAGATCGTGATCGGTGCCGGTATACAGAGTCTTCTGCATATTCTGTGCCCACTGAATCATAAAAAGAGAACCGTATTTTTCAGGGACAGTGAGTTTGTACAGGGAATGACGGTTTTTGAAGATCATAACTACCGGATTGCAGGAAGTGCGGAAGAAGAGATTGGAATGTATTACGTGTCACCATCACAGATGACAAGATTTGGTGGGGTGATGCCGATCCAGGAAAGACTGGAACTGGTCGGACGCGCTGAGAAAGAGCATTTTCTGATCATTGAAGATGACTATAACAGTGAGTTCAAATATTTTCAGAAACCGGTTCCGTCTCTGCAGGGACTTTCGGGAGGAAGAAATGTCATTTATCTGGGAACATTTTCCAAAATGCTGCTTCCGTCTATCAGGATTAGTTATATGATACTGCCGCCGGAACTGATGGAAACTTACGAAAAAAGAAAAAATAATTACAATCAGACTGCATCCAAGGCCGAGCAGATCGCACTGACACAGTTTATCCGTGACGGACATCTGGCGAGTCAGGTCCGTAAATCCAGGAAGATCCATCTGGCAAAGGCAGAAAAGCTTGCAGAGAGTATCCACAAGGTATTTGGGGATACAGTAAATGTAAAGATCGGGGAAGCCGGTTTTATGGTTCAAATTATATTTTCAAATGGAACAGATGTTAAGAAAGTGGCAAAAGCAGCCCGAAAAGAAGGTCTTACATTCCGGGAAGCCGAAGGACATACGCTGTTACTGACCTGCGCAGGTGTAGAGTCGGACAAATACGAAGAAGCTATGCAGATCCTTGCAAAATGCGTTATAATAGATAATATGAAGTGA
- a CDS encoding AraC family transcriptional regulator produces the protein MEGSHELVLPNEDLSFRMFLFEGKDGNYVREKHWHRSIEMFVVLEGKLDFYINEEDIHLDKKTFVIVNSNELHSISASLPNKTIVLQMPLQTFERYYTDEQFICFTHRERVQDEQLVELVEKMYATYQEKEIGYELQVQSYFYRLLYLMVTKYRKMNVSEEIVREHRNRNRLSSITGYIKENFKEDLSLEGVAQSFGYSPTYLSRMFRKYAKINYKEYVQGIRLEYAYRELTGSDALVEEIAEHNGFADGRAFAKAFQKKYGVRPSEFRRRQKSEDQKMS, from the coding sequence ATGGAAGGTTCACATGAACTGGTTCTGCCAAATGAGGATCTTTCTTTTCGAATGTTTTTGTTTGAAGGGAAAGATGGAAATTATGTCAGGGAAAAGCACTGGCACCGGTCAATCGAGATGTTTGTTGTGCTGGAAGGCAAACTGGATTTTTATATCAATGAAGAAGACATCCATCTGGATAAGAAAACCTTTGTGATCGTTAATTCCAATGAACTGCATTCGATTTCGGCGTCACTTCCGAATAAGACCATTGTACTTCAGATGCCGCTTCAGACATTTGAACGGTATTATACGGATGAGCAGTTTATCTGTTTTACCCACAGGGAAAGAGTACAAGATGAGCAGCTAGTAGAATTGGTGGAGAAGATGTATGCGACATATCAGGAAAAAGAGATAGGATATGAGCTGCAAGTACAGAGTTATTTTTACAGATTGCTATATCTAATGGTGACGAAGTATCGGAAGATGAATGTCAGTGAAGAAATTGTGCGTGAACATAGGAACAGGAACCGGCTTTCTTCTATTACCGGTTACATAAAAGAAAATTTCAAAGAAGATCTTTCACTTGAAGGAGTGGCGCAGAGTTTCGGTTATTCACCCACGTATTTGTCTCGGATGTTTCGGAAATATGCGAAGATCAATTATAAAGAATATGTACAGGGCATTCGTCTGGAATATGCATACCGGGAGCTTACCGGAAGTGATGCATTGGTAGAAGAGATCGCAGAGCATAATGGATTTGCAGATGGAAGGGCATTTGCAAAAGCATTTCAGAAAAAATACGGAGTAAGACCCAGTGAGTTTCGTCGGAGACAGAAATCAGAGGATCAGAAAATGAGTTAG
- a CDS encoding DUF4867 family protein translates to MKIKNVTDPEFRRYGRIVDGYDFTEMIKVMKQTPLPEEVIYVPSDNKLEKTEPVIDLKMRIFGELPIQIGYCNGHNSKLNALEYHRSSEVNVAVTDIILLLGSEQDIASDFTYETSKVEAFLVPAGTGIEIYGTTLHYAPCGVDGNGFKAIVVLPQGTNTDLMTCHTKSYDDKLLTAKNKWLIAHEEAGIEGAVCGLKGENIDLAK, encoded by the coding sequence ATGAAAATCAAAAATGTAACAGATCCAGAATTCAGACGTTATGGACGTATCGTTGATGGCTATGATTTTACAGAAATGATCAAGGTAATGAAGCAGACACCACTTCCGGAGGAGGTTATTTATGTGCCATCGGATAACAAACTGGAGAAGACAGAACCTGTAATTGATCTGAAGATGAGAATTTTTGGAGAACTTCCAATACAGATCGGATATTGTAATGGTCATAACAGCAAGCTGAATGCGTTGGAATATCACAGAAGTTCAGAAGTGAATGTTGCAGTTACAGATATCATTTTACTTCTTGGATCAGAGCAGGATATTGCATCTGATTTTACCTATGAGACATCAAAGGTAGAGGCTTTTCTTGTTCCGGCAGGAACAGGAATTGAAATTTATGGAACAACCCTTCACTATGCACCATGTGGAGTGGATGGAAATGGATTCAAAGCAATCGTTGTTCTTCCACAGGGAACAAACACAGATCTGATGACCTGTCATACAAAATCTTATGATGACAAGCTTCTGACAGCAAAAAATAAATGGCTTATTGCTCACGAAGAAGCAGGTATTGAAGGTGCGGTATGTGGTCTTAAAGGAGAGAACATCGATCTTGCAAAATAA
- a CDS encoding L-fucose/L-arabinose isomerase family protein: MNNMPEVKIGVVAVSRDCFPESLSVSRREALMKAYKEKYGEEHIYECPICIVESEIHMVQALEDIKKAGCNALVVYLGNFGPEISETLLAKHFDGPKMFVAAAEESGNNLIQGRGDAYCGMLNASYNLKLRNIKAYIPEYPVGTAEECADMIHEFEPIARAVIGLNNLKIISFGPRPLNFLACNAPIKQLYNIGVEIEENSELDLFEAFNKHAGDERIPAIVKEMEEELGAGNKKPEILSKLAQYELTLKDWVEEHRGYRKYVAIAGKCWPAFQTQFGFVPCYVNSRLTAQGIPVSCEVDIYGALSEFIGTVVSEDTVTLLDINNSVPADLYEEDIKGKFDYTLKDTFMGFHCGNTASSKLSFCEMKYQMIMARSLPIEVTQGTLEGDIKPGDITFFRLQSTSDNVLRAYIAHGEVLPVATRSFGAIGIFAIPEMGRFYRHVLIEKNFPHHGAVAFGHYGKALYEVFKYIGVPVDEIGYNQPKGVRYPTENPWG; this comes from the coding sequence ATGAATAACATGCCAGAAGTTAAAATCGGAGTTGTTGCAGTAAGCCGTGACTGCTTCCCGGAAAGCCTTTCTGTATCAAGAAGAGAAGCACTTATGAAAGCTTACAAAGAAAAATACGGAGAAGAACATATTTACGAATGTCCGATCTGTATCGTAGAAAGTGAGATCCATATGGTACAGGCTCTGGAAGATATCAAGAAAGCCGGATGTAATGCACTGGTTGTATATCTTGGAAACTTCGGACCGGAAATCTCAGAGACTCTGCTTGCAAAACACTTTGATGGACCAAAGATGTTCGTTGCAGCAGCAGAAGAAAGCGGCAATAACCTGATCCAGGGACGTGGAGATGCATATTGCGGTATGTTAAATGCAAGCTACAACTTAAAGCTTCGTAATATTAAAGCATATATTCCGGAATATCCGGTTGGAACAGCAGAAGAATGCGCAGATATGATCCATGAATTTGAACCGATCGCAAGAGCAGTCATCGGACTTAACAATTTGAAGATTATCAGCTTTGGACCAAGACCGCTGAATTTCCTTGCATGTAATGCACCGATCAAACAACTTTACAATATCGGCGTAGAGATTGAAGAAAACTCAGAACTTGACCTGTTTGAAGCATTTAACAAACATGCCGGAGATGAAAGAATTCCGGCAATTGTAAAAGAGATGGAAGAAGAACTTGGAGCCGGTAACAAGAAACCGGAAATCCTTTCAAAACTTGCTCAGTATGAACTGACACTTAAAGACTGGGTAGAAGAACACAGAGGATACCGCAAATATGTTGCAATCGCCGGAAAATGCTGGCCTGCATTCCAGACACAGTTCGGATTTGTACCATGCTATGTCAACAGCCGTCTGACAGCACAGGGAATTCCGGTATCCTGCGAAGTGGATATCTATGGAGCACTTAGCGAATTCATCGGAACAGTTGTAAGTGAAGACACTGTAACACTCCTTGATATTAACAACTCTGTACCGGCCGACCTTTATGAAGAAGACATTAAGGGCAAATTCGATTACACACTGAAAGATACATTCATGGGATTCCACTGTGGAAATACTGCATCATCCAAACTTTCATTCTGCGAGATGAAATACCAGATGATCATGGCAAGATCTCTTCCGATTGAAGTAACACAGGGAACACTTGAAGGAGACATCAAACCTGGAGATATCACATTCTTCCGTCTGCAGAGCACATCAGACAATGTACTGAGAGCTTACATTGCACACGGTGAAGTCCTTCCGGTAGCAACACGTTCCTTCGGAGCAATCGGAATCTTCGCAATTCCGGAAATGGGCAGATTCTATCGTCATGTACTGATCGAAAAGAACTTCCCACATCACGGAGCCGTAGCATTCGGACATTACGGAAAAGCACTTTACGAAGTATTCAAATACATCGGAGTACCGGTAGACGAAATCGGCTATAACCAGCCAAAAGGTGTACGTTACCCAACAGAAAATCCTTGGGGCTAA
- the xylB gene encoding xylulokinase, with protein MLYIGVDLGTSAVKLLLMDEKGDIKKIVSKEYPLYFPHPGWSEQHPEDWFTQSVEGIKELTSECDKSQVAGIGFGGQMHGLVVLDKDDQVIRPAILWNDGRTTEETDYLNNEIGKETLSKYTANIAFTGFTAPKILWVKKNEPENFAKITKIMLPKDYLAYCLSGSFCSDYSDASGMLLMDVEHKCWSKEMMDICGVTEEQLPKLYESYEVVGSLKPEVAAELGLSENVKIIAGAGDNAAAAVGTGTVGDGRCNISLGTSGTIFISSANFGVDKNNALHSFAHADGHYHLMGCMLSAASCNKWWAEEILHTDDFAAEQKDITKLGENHVFYLPYLMGERSPHNDPYARATFTGMTMDTTRADMMQAVLEGVVFALRDSLEVAKSLGIKIERTKICGGGAKSPLWRKMIANIMNLKVDIIESEEGPALGGAILAAVGCGEYESVEAAADKLVKIVDTVEPEAELVEKYEKRYQEFRQIYPALKPVFPHIQ; from the coding sequence ATGCTCTATATAGGCGTAGACCTTGGAACATCCGCAGTAAAACTTCTGTTAATGGATGAAAAAGGCGACATCAAAAAAATTGTTTCAAAAGAATACCCATTATACTTCCCACATCCGGGCTGGTCAGAACAGCATCCGGAAGACTGGTTTACCCAGTCCGTAGAAGGCATCAAAGAACTGACTTCTGAGTGTGATAAGAGCCAGGTTGCAGGAATCGGCTTTGGTGGACAGATGCACGGACTGGTCGTTCTGGATAAAGACGACCAGGTCATCCGCCCGGCAATTCTCTGGAACGATGGACGTACCACAGAAGAGACGGATTATCTGAATAACGAGATCGGAAAAGAAACGCTTTCTAAATACACAGCAAACATTGCATTTACTGGATTTACCGCACCGAAGATCCTGTGGGTAAAGAAAAATGAGCCGGAGAATTTTGCAAAGATCACAAAAATCATGCTTCCAAAAGATTATCTGGCATACTGCCTGTCAGGAAGCTTCTGCTCTGATTATTCGGATGCATCCGGCATGCTTCTGATGGATGTAGAACACAAATGCTGGTCCAAAGAAATGATGGACATCTGCGGCGTAACAGAAGAACAGCTTCCGAAGCTTTATGAAAGTTACGAAGTCGTAGGAAGTCTGAAGCCGGAAGTAGCAGCAGAACTCGGACTTTCTGAAAATGTAAAAATTATTGCAGGAGCAGGCGATAATGCAGCTGCAGCTGTCGGAACAGGAACAGTTGGTGACGGAAGATGTAACATTTCCCTTGGAACATCCGGAACCATCTTTATTTCCAGTGCAAACTTCGGCGTAGATAAGAACAATGCTCTGCATTCTTTTGCACATGCAGACGGTCATTATCATCTGATGGGATGCATGTTAAGTGCTGCATCCTGCAATAAATGGTGGGCAGAAGAGATTCTTCACACGGATGATTTTGCAGCAGAGCAGAAGGATATTACAAAGCTAGGTGAGAACCATGTGTTCTATCTTCCATATCTGATGGGAGAGCGTTCACCGCACAATGATCCATATGCAAGAGCTACCTTTACCGGTATGACGATGGATACCACAAGAGCAGATATGATGCAGGCAGTACTGGAAGGAGTTGTATTTGCACTCCGTGATTCCCTTGAAGTTGCAAAAAGCCTTGGAATCAAGATTGAACGTACCAAGATCTGCGGTGGTGGAGCAAAGAGTCCTCTTTGGAGAAAGATGATCGCCAATATCATGAACCTGAAAGTGGATATCATCGAGAGCGAAGAAGGACCGGCACTTGGAGGTGCAATCCTTGCAGCAGTCGGATGCGGCGAATACGAAAGTGTAGAAGCAGCAGCTGACAAGCTGGTTAAGATTGTAGATACCGTAGAACCGGAAGCAGAACTGGTTGAAAAATACGAAAAGAGATACCAGGAGTTCCGTCAGATTTATCCGGCACTCAAACCGGTATTTCCGCATATTCAGTAA
- the ispG gene encoding flavodoxin-dependent (E)-4-hydroxy-3-methylbut-2-enyl-diphosphate synthase produces the protein MTRKETKVINIGGRKIGGGNPVAIQSMTNTKTEDVESTVAQILALEKAGCEIIRCAVPNMEAAQALQEIKKQIHIPLVADIHFDYRLAIAAIENGADKIRINPGNIGSEDRVRAVVEKAKEYEIPIRVGVNSGSLEKNLLEKYGGVTAEGIVESALDKVHMIENMGYDNLVVSIKSSDVMMCVKAHELIAKKCPYPLHVGITESGTLLSGNIKSSVGLGIILYQGIGDTIRVSLTGDPLEEIKSAKLILKALGLRKGGIEVVSCPTCGRTKIDLIGLANKVETMVAEYPLDIKVAVMGCVVNGPGEAREADLGIAGGIGEGLLIKKGEIIRKVKEDELLDALRNELEHWGE, from the coding sequence ATGACAAGGAAGGAGACAAAAGTAATAAATATCGGAGGAAGAAAGATCGGTGGAGGCAATCCGGTAGCGATCCAGTCCATGACAAATACAAAGACAGAGGACGTGGAATCTACAGTTGCACAGATTCTTGCTCTGGAAAAGGCAGGATGCGAGATTATCCGCTGTGCAGTTCCGAATATGGAAGCAGCACAGGCTTTACAAGAGATTAAGAAACAAATCCATATTCCACTGGTTGCAGATATACATTTTGATTATCGTCTTGCGATCGCTGCAATTGAAAACGGTGCAGATAAAATCCGTATCAATCCGGGAAATATCGGAAGTGAGGACAGAGTCCGTGCGGTTGTGGAGAAAGCAAAAGAATACGAGATTCCGATCCGTGTCGGGGTGAACAGTGGTTCGCTGGAGAAGAACCTTCTGGAAAAATATGGTGGCGTGACTGCAGAGGGAATCGTGGAAAGTGCACTTGACAAGGTACACATGATTGAGAACATGGGCTATGACAATCTGGTGGTCAGTATTAAGTCTTCAGATGTCATGATGTGTGTAAAAGCGCATGAGCTGATCGCAAAGAAATGCCCGTATCCGTTGCATGTGGGAATCACCGAGTCCGGGACGCTGCTTTCAGGCAATATTAAATCTTCAGTAGGACTTGGAATCATCCTTTATCAGGGAATCGGAGATACGATTCGTGTATCGCTGACAGGGGATCCATTAGAAGAGATCAAGAGTGCAAAACTGATCCTGAAAGCACTGGGACTTAGAAAAGGAGGAATTGAAGTTGTATCCTGCCCGACCTGTGGACGTACCAAGATTGATCTGATCGGACTTGCCAATAAAGTAGAGACGATGGTTGCTGAATATCCGCTTGATATCAAGGTTGCAGTGATGGGATGCGTGGTAAACGGTCCTGGAGAAGCAAGAGAGGCTGATCTTGGAATCGCAGGGGGAATTGGGGAAGGACTTCTGATCAAAAAAGGAGAGATCATCCGCAAGGTAAAAGAGGATGAACTTTTAGATGCACTTCGTAATGAACTGGAACATTGGGGCGAATAG